TGACCGAAGCGCAGCTGTATGACCGGCTGCTTCAGGAGTTCCCTGACTGGCTGAAGGCGGCGCGGGGTAAGGGGATCATCCGCTGAACACTCACCGCCGGTAGACCTCGCGGCGATTGCTCATAGATGGAAACGGGTCTCCGTTCAGCGGGATCTCACTCGAACAAGAGCGGCATCAACTCAGGCGGACGGGTGCCGTTGTTCGACGCGATTTCCGCGACCGACTGTGTCGGGCCTTCAACCGCGAAGCCGCCGGATTGCAGTTTGGCGACCAGACTTTCAGCCGTCTCGTCGAGCAGCGGCGCAAGTTCGACCAAAGGAGCACGCTCGAAAGCCTGGAACATCCGGAGCTTCGCGTTGCTGCCGGCTTGACTGGCCGATACGCCGATGAGCGATGTCGTCGCCATCAGCACGACCGCCATGATGCCGAGACCTATTCGCCGCGAGAAATAGCCCGCGAACACTCGCCAGTGTGTGGCGGTGTGGAAACCAATGAAGACGACGAAGGCCAAGCCGATCCATTCGTGAGCCAGTGTCACCGGCTGACGCATCCCGAAGAACATCAGGACACCGGAGACGGACACGAAGACGCCGGCCGCGATGACGGCGGGGGTCGACCATTGGCGGGTATTCAGGCTGGCCATCAGTGAGGCTCCTCTTGCGATTGGGTGGGCGGTACGGTCGGAGACGGTCAGCGAACGCATGGCGAATGTGCGGCGCCATCTTCCGTCGTGGACCATTTCACGCCGCCGCTGTGTCGCAAGTGGGGCAGGAAGTGACAAACTTTGTGGTTTTCGATGAGGCGGACAGTCCGTGTCGCCTGCCTCACCCGCCGCGCGGCTCAAGCACTCGGCCGATACTTCTCCAGCCAGTGCGCATAGGGAGCCGGCAAGACCCAGGACGCCCTGTCTTCGTTCAGCGCCAGGGCCGCCTGATAGGGCCAGTGCGGGTTGGCCAGATGGGCGCGCCCGACCATCACCAGATCCATCTGCTGCTGCTCGATGACACGATTGCAGGTGGCGGGGGCATCGATGCCCCAGGCCGAAGCGACCGGCAGCTCGGCTTCGCGGCGAACGCGCTCGGCGATGGGGGCCAGAAACGCCGGTCCCCAGGGAATCTGGGCGGTCGGCGTGGAAAACCCGACGCTGACGCTCAGCAGATCCAGACCGCCACGCCGCCAGTCTCGCACCAGCTCAATCGACTCGGCCAGCGTCTCCTCGTCGTGGCCATCGAACTCGATGACGCCGAAGCGGGCCGTCAGCGGCAGACGTTCCGGCCAGACCTCGCGCACGGCCGCCAGGGTCTCGCGCAGGAAACGGCCGCGTCCGGCGGCGTCGCCGCCGTAGTCGTCGGTACGCTGGTTGGAGTGGACGGAGAAGAAGCTTTGTCCCAGATAGCCATGAGCGAAGTGCAGTTCGAGCCATTCGAAACCGGCCTCGCGGGCACGGTTGGCGGCGGCCACGAAGTCGCCGCGAACGCGGGCGATCTCCTCTAGGCTCATGGCCTTGGGGACGCGCGGCAGATTGGCGCCGAAGGCGATCGCCGAGGGAGCGAGCGGTGTCCAGCCGCGCGGGTCGCCTTCGGGAATGTGGTCGTCACCCTCCCAAGGGCGGTTGGCGCTGGCCTTGCGGCCGGCATGGCCGATCTGGATACCCGGAACCGCGCCACCGGCCTTGATCGCGGCCGCGATGCGCGCCAGACCTTCGGCCTGGGTCTCGTTCCAGAGTCCGAGACAGGCCGGGGTGATGCGACCCTCCGGGGCCACGGCGGTGGCCTCGACGATCACCAGTCCGGCCCCACCGCGCGCCAAGCTTGCGTAATGGGCCTGGTGCCAAGCGTTGGTGAGGCCGTTTTCGGCACTGTACTGGCACATCGGCGGGACGGCGATGCGGTTACGCAGCGTGATGTCCTTGAGCCTGAAGCTGGAGAAGAGTGCGGACATGGTGAGTTCCTGCGTGGTGTATGAACGGGCGCAAGACGAAGCTGGAGTGTCTGGCTCAAGCCTTGAGCTGATCGTTCAGACACGGCTGGATCAGGTCCAGCATGGCGCGATGCACCCGCAGATTGCCGGCGACCAGATTGCCGGTGTCGAGGAAGCGCTCACCGCCGGCCAGATCGGTCACGGTGCCGCCCGCCTCCTTGATCAGGAGCGCGCCCGCCGCGCAATCCCAGGGCGAGAGTCCCAGCTCCCAGAAGCCGTCGGTGCGTCCGGCCGCGACATAGGCCAGATCGAGCGAGGCCGAACCGGGACGACGCACGCCGGCCGTGGCCAGGGTCATGGCCTTGAACATGCCGAGATAGGCGTCGATGTGACGCTGATCGCGGAACGGAAAGCCGGTGCCGATCAGCGCTCCGTCGAGCGACTGGCGATTGGCCACGCGGATCTTGCGATCGTTGAGCTGGGCGCCCTGGCCGCGCGCGGCGGTGAACAGCTCCTCGCGCAGCGGATCATAGACCACGCCGCATTCGAGCT
The sequence above is drawn from the Allochromatium vinosum DSM 180 genome and encodes:
- a CDS encoding DUF4405 domain-containing protein, translated to MASLNTRQWSTPAVIAAGVFVSVSGVLMFFGMRQPVTLAHEWIGLAFVVFIGFHTATHWRVFAGYFSRRIGLGIMAVVLMATTSLIGVSASQAGSNAKLRMFQAFERAPLVELAPLLDETAESLVAKLQSGGFAVEGPTQSVAEIASNNGTRPPELMPLLFE
- a CDS encoding NADH:flavin oxidoreductase/NADH oxidase, with amino-acid sequence MSALFSSFRLKDITLRNRIAVPPMCQYSAENGLTNAWHQAHYASLARGGAGLVIVEATAVAPEGRITPACLGLWNETQAEGLARIAAAIKAGGAVPGIQIGHAGRKASANRPWEGDDHIPEGDPRGWTPLAPSAIAFGANLPRVPKAMSLEEIARVRGDFVAAANRAREAGFEWLELHFAHGYLGQSFFSVHSNQRTDDYGGDAAGRGRFLRETLAAVREVWPERLPLTARFGVIEFDGHDEETLAESIELVRDWRRGGLDLLSVSVGFSTPTAQIPWGPAFLAPIAERVRREAELPVASAWGIDAPATCNRVIEQQQMDLVMVGRAHLANPHWPYQAALALNEDRASWVLPAPYAHWLEKYRPSA
- a CDS encoding inositol monophosphatase family protein; the protein is MHPSLNIAIRAARSAGKIILRFSDRVDQLKVETKSRNDFVSDVDRAAEAAIVQELRGRFPNHAILAEESGEQAGKGDFQWIIDPLDGTTNYLHGFPQFAVSIALLHKGQLECGVVYDPLREELFTAARGQGAQLNDRKIRVANRQSLDGALIGTGFPFRDQRHIDAYLGMFKAMTLATAGVRRPGSASLDLAYVAAGRTDGFWELGLSPWDCAAGALLIKEAGGTVTDLAGGERFLDTGNLVAGNLRVHRAMLDLIQPCLNDQLKA